From a single Candidatus Defluviilinea gracilis genomic region:
- a CDS encoding peptidyl-prolyl cis-trans isomerase, giving the protein MPQPHRRNFIWIFLILALGLTSCASPSTVQPVDTPSATSTPEPPTSTPEPLALTVNGEGVTLVEFNADVADYINAQAALGAPADSATATSAVIDDLVAQMLLAQAARAEGFTLDDAALQARIDSLTQQLGGADALEAWKTSHGYSDPAFQSALKRAVESAWMRDKIISSVPATAEQVHLQQILLYNEDTARSFLLQLNGGSDFDDLALKADPVTRGDLGWVPRGYLLNKEIEDAAFNLAVGEHTDVIATDVGFHILRILARDPARPLSPDALLSLQELALKHWVAEQRQSAVIVTQ; this is encoded by the coding sequence ATGCCTCAACCTCATCGCCGCAACTTCATCTGGATATTTCTCATCCTCGCGCTCGGACTCACTTCATGCGCTTCTCCCTCGACGGTTCAGCCTGTTGACACACCCTCAGCAACCTCCACGCCTGAGCCTCCGACCTCCACACCAGAGCCGCTTGCGTTAACTGTCAACGGCGAAGGAGTCACCCTCGTCGAATTCAACGCGGACGTGGCGGATTACATCAACGCGCAAGCCGCGCTCGGCGCCCCGGCCGATTCGGCGACGGCAACCAGCGCGGTGATCGACGATCTCGTGGCGCAAATGCTCCTTGCGCAAGCCGCCCGCGCGGAGGGCTTTACCCTCGATGACGCCGCCCTGCAAGCGCGCATCGATTCGCTGACACAACAACTTGGCGGAGCCGACGCGCTCGAAGCGTGGAAAACGAGTCATGGGTACAGCGACCCAGCCTTCCAGTCCGCGTTGAAGCGCGCGGTCGAATCCGCCTGGATGCGTGACAAAATCATTTCATCCGTGCCTGCCACAGCCGAGCAAGTCCACCTCCAGCAGATTTTGCTCTATAATGAAGACACAGCGCGAAGTTTTCTCCTGCAATTGAACGGCGGAAGCGACTTTGACGACCTCGCGTTGAAAGCCGACCCGGTCACGCGCGGCGATCTCGGCTGGGTGCCGCGAGGCTATTTGCTCAATAAAGAGATCGAAGACGCCGCGTTTAATTTAGCAGTGGGCGAACACACGGATGTGATCGCCACAGATGTTGGCTTCCATATTTTGAGAATTCTGGCGCGCGACCCGGCGCGCCCGCTTTCGCCGGATGCCTTGTTATCGTTGCAGGAACTTGCGCTGAAGCATTGGGTCGCGGAGCAACGTCAATCCGCTGTGATCGTGACGCAGTAG
- the groL gene encoding chaperonin GroEL (60 kDa chaperone family; promotes refolding of misfolded polypeptides especially under stressful conditions; forms two stacked rings of heptamers to form a barrel-shaped 14mer; ends can be capped by GroES; misfolded proteins enter the barrel where they are refolded when GroES binds) has protein sequence MAAKQIVFSEDARRKLKNGMNVVANAVGATLGPKGRNVAIDRKFGSPTVTHDGVSVAKEIELEDPFENMGAQLLKEAASKTNDIAGDGTTTSTVLAHAIVNEGLKTLEAGYNPMLLKHGISLATETIVEELRKMSVKIDTKGDIASVATNSAADEEIGGLIADVMDKVGKDGVITVEESKSLQFETEFVEGMQFDRGYLSPYFITSTEKMEAVISDAYVLINEKKISAAQDIVPLLEKLVQIGKRELVIIAEDIDGEALATLVLNKLRGMLNVLAVKAPGFGDRRKAMLEDIAKLTGGTVIAEETGRKLETATLQDLGRAEKVVSDKENTTIVGGKGKKADIEGRIKEIRSEIDKSTSDYDKEKLQERLAKLSGGVAIIRVGAATETEMKEKKHRVEDALSAARAAVEEGIVPGGEISLINAASKLDKLAKENGDDDSEVRVGINIVKKALEAPIRKLASNAGQDGSVIIDTVRRTAAEKKNKNIGYNVLTNKYVDMIEAGVIDPVKVVRGALENAASIASMILTTDVLITDMPEKDKPAPAMPPGGMDY, from the coding sequence ATGGCTGCTAAACAAATTGTCTTTTCAGAAGACGCCCGCCGCAAACTCAAGAACGGTATGAACGTGGTTGCCAACGCGGTCGGCGCAACCCTCGGACCGAAGGGCCGCAACGTGGCGATCGATCGCAAATTCGGCTCCCCGACCGTCACTCACGACGGCGTTTCCGTTGCGAAGGAAATTGAACTCGAAGACCCGTTCGAGAACATGGGCGCGCAACTTCTTAAAGAAGCCGCGTCGAAGACCAACGACATCGCCGGCGACGGCACAACCACCTCGACCGTGCTGGCTCATGCCATCGTCAACGAAGGCTTGAAGACGCTTGAAGCCGGCTACAACCCGATGCTCCTCAAGCACGGCATTTCACTCGCCACCGAAACCATCGTGGAAGAACTCCGCAAGATGTCGGTGAAGATCGATACCAAGGGCGACATCGCCTCCGTCGCGACCAACTCCGCCGCCGACGAAGAGATCGGCGGCTTGATCGCCGATGTGATGGACAAAGTCGGCAAAGACGGCGTTATCACCGTCGAAGAGTCGAAGTCCCTGCAATTCGAAACCGAATTCGTCGAAGGGATGCAGTTCGATCGCGGTTACCTCTCCCCGTACTTCATCACCAGCACCGAGAAGATGGAAGCGGTGATCTCCGACGCGTACGTGTTGATCAACGAGAAGAAGATCTCCGCCGCGCAAGACATCGTTCCCTTGCTCGAAAAACTCGTGCAGATCGGCAAGCGCGAACTCGTCATCATCGCCGAAGATATCGACGGCGAAGCGCTCGCCACACTCGTCCTCAACAAACTACGCGGCATGTTGAACGTGCTGGCTGTCAAAGCCCCCGGCTTCGGCGACCGCCGCAAAGCCATGCTCGAAGATATCGCCAAGCTCACCGGCGGAACCGTGATCGCCGAAGAGACGGGCCGCAAACTCGAAACCGCCACCCTTCAAGATTTGGGTCGCGCCGAGAAAGTCGTCTCCGACAAAGAGAACACCACCATCGTTGGCGGCAAAGGCAAGAAGGCGGACATCGAGGGCCGCATCAAGGAAATCCGCTCTGAGATCGATAAAAGCACCAGCGACTACGACAAGGAAAAACTTCAGGAACGCCTCGCCAAGTTGAGCGGCGGCGTCGCCATCATTCGCGTGGGCGCAGCCACCGAAACCGAAATGAAGGAAAAGAAACATCGCGTGGAAGACGCGCTCTCTGCCGCGCGCGCCGCAGTGGAAGAAGGCATCGTCCCCGGCGGTGAAATTTCCCTCATCAATGCCGCCTCCAAGTTGGATAAACTTGCCAAAGAGAACGGCGACGACGACAGCGAAGTCCGCGTGGGCATCAACATCGTCAAGAAGGCGCTCGAAGCCCCGATCCGCAAACTCGCTTCCAACGCCGGGCAGGATGGTTCCGTCATCATCGACACCGTCCGCCGCACCGCCGCCGAAAAGAAAAACAAGAACATCGGCTACAACGTGCTCACCAACAAGTATGTGGACATGATCGAAGCCGGCGTGATTGACCCGGTCAAAGTGGTGCGCGGCGCGCTTGAAAATGCCGCCTCCATCGCTTCGATGATCCTCACCACCGACGTGCTCATCACCGACATGCCCGAGAAGGATAAACCCGCTCCCGCCATGCCGCCCGGTGGAATGGATTACTAA
- the groES gene encoding co-chaperone GroES, whose product MASKLKLKPLGGRVIVEPIEQEDITAGGIILPETAKEKPQEGKILAAGPGERDEDGKRIAMDVKVGDRVLYAKYSGTEVKVDGKKLLILKENDILAIVEG is encoded by the coding sequence ATGGCAAGCAAATTGAAGTTGAAGCCCCTTGGCGGACGCGTGATCGTTGAGCCGATCGAGCAGGAAGATATTACTGCCGGCGGCATCATCCTTCCCGAAACCGCAAAGGAAAAACCGCAGGAAGGCAAAATCCTTGCGGCGGGACCCGGCGAGCGCGACGAAGACGGCAAGCGCATCGCCATGGACGTCAAAGTGGGGGACCGAGTGCTGTACGCGAAATATTCCGGCACCGAAGTGAAAGTGGATGGCAAGAAACTGCTCATCCTCAAAGAGAACGATATTTTAGCCATCGTTGAAGGCTAA
- a CDS encoding tetratricopeptide repeat protein, whose amino-acid sequence MNISPRRPLFNRKPQSNIYRMFIWVVMLLGGIWILQQISSGDIQPLFQNTPTPTRSPASLILEGEAYFSAGNVDAAIQAYRAAVDVNPGDAQTWAKLARIQTYSSAFLITNEQKKARLTEALESATKAVELAPDDSTAHAIRAFTLDWNANSNFRTTEEVQDFLRDAEAESLTALQLDNSNTLALVYYAEVLLDQQKWDQADLTIKQALAQDDTLMDVHRVNAAVLETFGQYNLAITEWDKAIAIEPNFTFLYTRAGANYRILAFDIANRQGIEAARPTYVKSLEYFDKAVRINEQIKVKDPGPHLSIARTYSQLGEYFAAARNVQKALEYEPSNPDIYGQLGIVYFRSRNYEGSIFSFKCATYGCSGEDSCKGRGLERCFPDLNENPVDVPGLAISPNTIVYYYTYGSVLSALSRPRANQCGEAMKVLNDVRTELRNNPDDYADSQQTILGIVQTGEFICASLADDGAPASPVPSEAGGGVTATPTP is encoded by the coding sequence ATGAATATTTCACCGCGTCGTCCGCTCTTCAACCGCAAGCCGCAGTCGAATATCTACCGCATGTTCATTTGGGTGGTGATGCTCCTCGGCGGGATCTGGATTCTTCAGCAGATCAGCAGTGGAGACATTCAACCGCTCTTTCAAAACACGCCGACTCCCACTCGTTCACCCGCATCGTTGATCTTGGAAGGGGAAGCCTACTTCAGCGCGGGGAACGTGGACGCGGCGATTCAAGCCTACCGCGCGGCTGTGGACGTGAACCCCGGCGACGCCCAAACGTGGGCAAAACTGGCGCGTATCCAAACGTATTCGTCTGCCTTCCTCATTACCAACGAGCAGAAAAAGGCGCGTCTCACTGAGGCGCTCGAATCGGCGACCAAAGCCGTTGAACTTGCGCCGGATGATAGCACCGCGCACGCCATCCGCGCGTTCACGTTGGACTGGAACGCCAACTCCAACTTTCGCACCACCGAAGAAGTGCAAGATTTCTTGCGCGACGCGGAGGCCGAATCATTAACCGCGTTGCAGTTGGATAATTCCAACACGCTGGCGTTGGTGTACTACGCTGAAGTGTTGCTCGATCAGCAGAAATGGGACCAGGCGGATTTGACCATTAAGCAAGCGCTCGCGCAGGACGATACCCTCATGGACGTTCACCGCGTGAATGCGGCAGTGCTGGAAACCTTCGGTCAATACAACCTTGCCATCACCGAATGGGACAAGGCGATCGCCATCGAGCCGAATTTTACGTTCCTATACACCCGCGCCGGGGCAAACTACCGCATCCTTGCGTTCGATATTGCAAATAGACAAGGCATCGAGGCGGCGCGTCCCACGTATGTAAAGTCGCTGGAGTATTTTGATAAAGCGGTGCGGATTAATGAACAGATCAAAGTCAAAGACCCGGGTCCGCATTTGTCCATTGCGCGGACGTATTCACAGTTGGGCGAATATTTTGCCGCCGCGCGTAACGTGCAAAAAGCGTTGGAATATGAACCGTCGAACCCCGATATTTACGGACAGTTGGGGATCGTATACTTTCGCTCCCGGAATTATGAAGGTTCGATCTTCTCCTTTAAGTGCGCGACCTATGGTTGCTCCGGTGAAGATTCGTGCAAAGGGCGCGGACTGGAACGTTGTTTCCCCGACCTCAACGAGAACCCGGTCGATGTGCCGGGGCTTGCGATTTCGCCGAATACCATTGTTTATTACTACACTTATGGGTCGGTCTTGTCCGCGTTGAGCCGCCCGAGGGCTAATCAATGCGGCGAAGCGATGAAAGTACTGAACGATGTGCGGACTGAACTCCGCAACAATCCGGACGATTATGCTGATTCACAACAGACGATCCTCGGCATTGTGCAAACGGGAGAATTCATCTGCGCGTCGTTGGCTGACGATGGCGCGCCAGCCTCACCCGTCCCGAGTGAAGCGGGTGGGGGAGTCACTGCAACCCCGACGCCTTGA
- a CDS encoding tetratricopeptide repeat protein: MNRRKRRPNYFGWIVFLLVAAFGYYFNQIYLPTQPNPFEATPTPTRSAESFVTDADQLATEGKFIQSIEAYQEAIRSSPQDAALYIAIARVQVLAGKPADAQANAENALLLDPGNALAIAVRAWAANAQGNTSDALRWIEEALQIDPNNGLVHAYYTEILVDSGSFDNITKAIEESKVALALAPDTMEAHRARGILLEVTDNYDEAIREFEQALSYNDNIADLHLRIGLNYRAISAPSQAIDAFTRADVLNPADPYPDLYISRTYAGTGELPKALQYAETAVQNNPVDPRLRGNFGVMYYQNDLWKEAIAQLRLAIFGGAAEDGSPIEGLSLVGNDIRLAEIYYTYGLALARTGQCGEALQIAQEIQSKIPTDETAVFNAGEMIRICEENLANPPASTSTPASAEATSAAPPSTTPTP; the protein is encoded by the coding sequence ATGAACCGCCGCAAACGCCGCCCAAATTATTTTGGCTGGATCGTTTTTCTGTTGGTGGCGGCATTCGGCTATTACTTCAATCAAATCTATTTGCCAACCCAGCCAAACCCGTTCGAGGCGACCCCAACGCCCACCCGTTCCGCCGAATCGTTCGTGACCGATGCCGACCAGCTTGCCACCGAAGGCAAGTTCATCCAATCCATCGAGGCGTATCAGGAGGCGATCCGCTCGTCGCCGCAGGATGCGGCGTTATATATTGCCATTGCCCGCGTGCAAGTGTTGGCTGGCAAACCTGCCGACGCGCAAGCCAACGCGGAGAACGCGTTATTGCTCGACCCCGGCAACGCGCTGGCGATCGCGGTGCGCGCCTGGGCGGCGAACGCGCAGGGCAATACTTCCGATGCGCTCCGTTGGATCGAGGAAGCGTTGCAAATCGACCCGAATAATGGGCTTGTCCACGCGTATTACACAGAGATCCTTGTCGACTCTGGCTCGTTCGATAACATTACAAAGGCGATTGAAGAATCGAAAGTGGCGCTGGCTCTCGCCCCCGACACCATGGAAGCGCACCGCGCGCGCGGCATTTTGTTGGAGGTAACGGATAATTACGATGAGGCGATCCGCGAATTCGAACAGGCATTATCGTATAACGACAATATCGCCGATTTGCATTTGCGGATCGGGTTGAACTATCGCGCCATCAGCGCGCCCTCTCAGGCGATCGACGCGTTCACGCGCGCCGATGTGCTGAACCCCGCCGACCCCTACCCCGACCTGTATATTTCGCGCACCTATGCGGGGACAGGCGAATTGCCTAAAGCCTTGCAATACGCCGAGACCGCCGTGCAAAACAACCCGGTGGACCCGCGTTTGCGCGGCAACTTTGGCGTGATGTATTATCAAAACGATCTATGGAAAGAGGCGATCGCGCAACTGCGCCTCGCCATTTTCGGCGGCGCGGCGGAAGATGGAAGCCCCATCGAAGGTCTTTCGCTCGTCGGAAATGATATTCGATTGGCGGAGATTTATTACACCTACGGACTCGCCCTGGCGCGTACCGGTCAATGCGGCGAGGCATTACAGATCGCCCAGGAGATCCAATCCAAGATTCCAACCGATGAAACGGCAGTGTTCAACGCGGGCGAAATGATTCGCATCTGTGAAGAGAATCTTGCCAACCCGCCCGCCAGCACATCTACACCGGCAAGCGCAGAGGCGACCTCCGCCGCGCCTCCGTCTACAACTCCCACGCCATGA